A window of Rhizobium sp. CIAT894 contains these coding sequences:
- a CDS encoding CaiB/BaiF CoA-transferase family protein: MQFPLEGVRVVELARILAGPWAGQTLADLGATVIKVESPEGDDTRRWGPPFITDDDDVAAAYFHSCNRGKLSITADFNAAEDVEKLRALIANADVVIENFKVGGLKKFGLDYESLKAINPKLIYCSITGFGQTGPYAGRAGYDFIVQGMAGIMDLTGEPGREPQKIGVAFGDIFTGLYSVIAIQAALILRNSTGEGQHIDMALLDSTVAVLANQAMNFLASGKAPTRLGNAHPNIAPYQVFPVSDGNIIIACGNDSQFARICDVLRLSSVAADARFKTNADRVRHREELTSVMEAQTKLFKRTDLLADLARVGVPAGPINTVEDVFADPQVAHRGMSIVNDGIAGIRTPIIFSGTALTSQRRSPQLGEHNGKVSCDWSSTT, encoded by the coding sequence ATGCAATTTCCGCTTGAAGGCGTTCGAGTCGTGGAACTGGCGCGTATCCTGGCCGGTCCGTGGGCCGGACAGACACTTGCCGATCTCGGAGCAACCGTCATCAAAGTGGAAAGCCCGGAGGGCGACGATACGCGCCGCTGGGGGCCTCCCTTCATCACCGATGACGATGATGTCGCGGCAGCCTACTTCCATAGCTGCAATCGCGGAAAACTGAGCATCACGGCGGATTTCAACGCGGCGGAAGATGTCGAAAAACTGCGCGCACTGATCGCGAACGCGGACGTCGTCATCGAGAACTTCAAGGTCGGCGGGCTGAAGAAGTTCGGTCTCGATTACGAGAGCCTGAAGGCGATCAATCCGAAGCTGATCTACTGCTCGATTACCGGCTTTGGCCAAACCGGCCCGTATGCCGGGCGTGCAGGTTATGATTTCATCGTCCAGGGCATGGCGGGCATCATGGATTTGACCGGTGAGCCGGGCCGGGAGCCGCAGAAAATCGGCGTGGCGTTCGGCGATATCTTCACCGGCCTCTATTCGGTCATCGCAATCCAGGCCGCTTTGATCCTCCGCAACAGCACGGGGGAGGGGCAGCATATCGATATGGCGCTGCTGGACAGCACGGTCGCCGTATTGGCTAACCAGGCGATGAATTTCCTGGCCTCGGGAAAGGCGCCGACGCGGCTCGGCAATGCCCATCCTAACATCGCGCCATATCAGGTATTCCCGGTATCCGACGGCAATATCATTATCGCCTGCGGAAACGACAGCCAGTTCGCACGCATCTGCGATGTCCTCCGGCTGTCGTCTGTGGCCGCCGACGCCCGTTTCAAGACGAACGCGGACAGGGTGCGTCATCGAGAGGAGCTGACATCGGTCATGGAGGCGCAGACGAAGCTTTTCAAACGAACGGATTTGCTGGCCGATCTTGCACGCGTGGGCGTTCCCGCCGGACCGATCAACACTGTGGAAGACGTCTTCGCTGATCCGCAAGTCGCGCACCGAGGAATGTCGATAGTAAATGACGGAATTGCAGGCATCAGGACACCAATCATCTTCTCCGGAACTGCGCTTACCTCCCAAAGGCGATCGCCCCAGTTGGGTGAGCACAACGGCAAGGTATCGTGTGATTGGTCATCGACGACCTAG